The genomic stretch attgaaattgtaaatcggggtactgaaataaacaagaaagaagtcagaggtttcttggggcactcgaattacattgcccgattcattccacacttgactgctacctgcaaacccatcttcaaattactaaaaaagaaaaatcaagagatggtatggaatgatgaatgacaaaatcaagaagtatctccaagaacctccaattctgataccaccagttgaagaaagaccttccatcatgtatttgaccgtgttagaaaattcaatgaggtgtgtgttggggcaacatgacgagtctggtcgaaaagagcatgccatataccgccttagcaaaaggtaccgactgtgaaacaagatactcacagctcgagaaagcttgctgtgctttggctcggactgctcgccgactaagacagtatatgttgaatcataccactttattgacttctgagatggattctatcaaatatctatttgagaaacctgttgtctcctgaaagagttatcactgacaatggtactaatttgaacaacaagatgattactgaactctgcacgcagttcaaaataaaacaccataactcttctccgtaccggccaaagatgaacggcgccgtgaaggctgctaataagaatatcaagaagatcatacaaaagatgacagtaacgcacaaagactggcatgagatgttaccattcgctctccacggttatcgcacttcagtgcgcacttcgacaggggcaactccgttctctttagtctatggaatggaagccatcttaccagtggaagttcagattccctctctagGAATCAggaaagaggcgggcttagatgaagatgaacggattcagactcgactcgatccgataaatttgattgaagagactcgcggctgtttgtcataggcagatatatcagaagcgcatgatccaggcatttaacaaaaaggtcaagagacaggtatatcaaattggcgacttggtgatcaagcgtatcattctaccgcaaggtgatcccagaggtaaatggactcccacatacgaagggccatttatggttaagaagatattctctggtggagccatgatacttgctacaatggacggcgaagatttcccgtatcctgtgaacgcggacatagttaaaaaatactacgcataaaagagacccgctaggtcgacgtatctaggcaaaagtaagggcatcccggcaaaccaaaagggttcgggcaaaaattagggataaacatataaaaacgtacacccgggaagtcgaaaacctgaaaaggcggcttgggcaaaaaagggtatcccgatggactgaaaaggcggtccaggcaaaaattagggattaaagcgtaagactatgtcccgttctcagtcagcttcaaccaagttccaaggactgaacaagccaatcacttctatccgacaacaggagatgagacgcttgaagacataatgacagtagtggaattaaaatcaataggactttttctgcatagctttctctttgttttcttgacgatttcctcttactaggatttctgtctccttgtacacaaattgcctgtttacaggccctctttcaaaatcaatacaatttcatttccaaaaagatgcttttgtttttacttttctgttttgtttgcgtaaacgtccattgatttaatttgaattgatttatgcatttgaatatgatcaatgtttaccaaaaatgccTAGAATggtaatagcaattactacacgacttcaggatcgaggagaaggtctaaccatgcttcccaatgaatccgttgctaattcgattccccggcaacgccagttattccccagaagaaatcGGCATCACTAaactggtcatctcttctacccccagccaggctctgttgaatatctctgccatcagataaaagtcaaatacccctagctaaggaagggtcatcaatacaaatatctccgaccagaagactgagatttatttccccagtagagtcccctggaagaacgtttcagacacatagtgcattcattacatcatttcacatcacatacctacatacaattttcattccgcatcatatacattacgtcatttcataacatatacatgtatacaatgctctcatttattccagacacataattcactcattacatcatttcacaccacacgcatgcatacaacatttgcatctcatgcatcatgacatggcatgaagctaactttatttttcaggttaattatcctcttgatacaatcaaaacaaaggtccattcagacggacagctttatcaattacattcaggatccaactacatctttcagatatactccatgtcaacattcattctgacatcctcctaacgatggcatctataagttcatcccagacatttatcgcaaatacagcatacacaaatactatcagattcagcctagcgtacggttcattctgattcagcccaacatatgactccttcaactcagatacgatctagcgtacgatccatcctaaccttcaataactcaaatacggtctaatgtacgatccagttagaccttcatatcctcagatactacctagtgtacggtatatttctgaattgtagtctagcatatgactacccccttttataagcagattcagcctaatggacggctcattctgctcagatacggtttaatgtacgacccagttagaccttcatctgctcagatgtTACCTAGTGTATggtatatttctgaagtgtagtctagcatatgactacccccttttataagcagattcagcctaatggacgactcattctgctcagatacggtttaatgtacgacccagttagaccttcatctgctcagatgttacctagtgtacggtatatttctgaagtgtagtctagcatatgactacccccttttataatcagattcagcctaatggacggctcattctgctcagatacggtttaatgtacgacccagttagaccttcatctgctcagatgttacctagtgtacggtatatttctgaattgtagtctagcatatgactacccccttttataagcagattcagcctaatggacggctcattctgctcagatacggtttaatgtacgacccagttagaccttcatctgctcagatgttacctagtgtacggtatatttctgaattgtagtctagcatatgactacccccttttataagcagattcagcctaatggacggctcattctgctcagatacggtttaatatacgacccaattagaccttcatctgctcagatgttacctagtgtacggtatatttctgaagtgtagtctagcatatgactaccccctttcatcgtcagattcagcctaatggacggctcattctgctcagatacggtttaatgtacgacccaattaaaccttcatctgctcagatgctacctagtgtacgatatatttctgaagtgtagtctagcatatgactacccccctttcatcatcagacacagcctaacggacgactcatcctgcaaccccaatacggtctagcataagacccatttggatcttcaactcagatacgatctagcatacgatccggtctgatcttctatccccagtgaaatcacccgcttaatggaggtCTCATTttgcaactcagagacgatcaagcgtacgatccattctgatttttcatcctcggcaaagtcatccgcctgatgaacaactcactctggtattcagatacggtctagcatatgatccattctgatGCCTTACCCCCAGCAGCGTgtaacacactctgactccccagcgaagtcgacagcataatggatgactcactatacggtctatCGTATGACTCGGTAcgacacccatgtcttcagatatcgtctaatgtacgacgcactctgaagttctcatcatcaaattccctggatggcatctttaagcccatctccatcaagactagctcctggttgacaagcgcaaatttttggggcattttagtgttcaataatcttccacctccagaccacgaatggtgcacataccattctactctctcggttcaagaatattgaacaggggcagctgtcataccccaaaatttgcccattaatatttcaagacatttttcaaggcactccgacttgttctgcaagacactgacctcaaaggaacaaaagcccagctcacaacaggcccaatccagaaaatggcccaaactggcctgctcgctaggcgagcaattccttcgcctagcgaacacttcgttatgacactcgccccagcgaagcatcagatccagtaaaagcccaaactagctggctcgctaggcgagcaactccttcgcctagcgaagcttgcgaatagcagaatttctgggcttcattctgagcccattaggtcatcacaatcactataaatagccaagttTTAGTCATGAAAAGGGAGAGGAGGAAGACAGAGAGAAGGAcagacggaaaccctggcacagaaaccctggaggctaccttagagagttccgaataaagaaaccctgaaggccgctcctccgctcctccgctccgaagctaccaccgcccaactccatccgataccaaaagtgatcagtctctccaacatagcagcttagttgcaaacaggtttgcgcatcactgttgttttatgcttttaatcggtaatctctatatacataaagcatcatgattgaagtttcgaatatgtaatttgatttcacatgcgaatttaaatatgcttgaatatcatgaatgtttgtccatgctatccctgtaatcaaatgccataaaagttcaggttttcggaggtcatgctgctgtcaaactccaaacccgtggccgctcgctagcacatcgctaagcgagcctgtagcgagcattcgctgagccttcgctaggcgaagcagaggcgaacgggacagtggctgctttgtttcttttctattctgccttatgtctatctaaccaagatttattataattctgcatcatttggcctgagattCTGACTGTTGTattgtagtgcaattttcaattgtactttactttgatgctctaacccgtgtgttgaattgtgcaaaggtttacatattcccgaggaaacggccggctaggtatcccactttatgtgtgggagatccttatggagattcaccctggattactcaattgattttaatgtattcatttcatggcgaagatccaccctaatggcttaattgatcttaatgtattgattttaatatggacctaattacctacttgattacggttacctaattaattgtaaaaccttgcctttgaataagtgatctcggacctctctttgttaccctacgattacggtattatggccatgtcccgcgaatatggggatacacttagcaaagacccttcggttaaatcatcatagtccctcgaatgttgcctttgtccctcgatgacccttcggtgtagcctacggttaaatgatgatagtcccttcgaatgctaaggtatcctcacaactgttgccttcgatgaccaatcaatgacccttcgatgacccttctacatccaaaggataaaactacttacttctcaatattaaggacagttttaccctcataaggataggaaatgcccggaaagacctcggacaggtaaaacccttaattgctcattcataacctaaaatacttttcacaccttacacctttccaaacctccattagaaaatcaccgcttggcatacattcgcactagaatcattgtcgagttatatttttctaaactattttcaaaactaaacgagataaccaatttgcatacattcattcaagaatcattacaaagttaaattctccttttcaaaacattccctacacatttctcaaccactttgtcaaactagaaaaacataaatgattgagcaattaagagcccatggataaccatggatacaaagggtgctaataccttccctttgtataatgtacctcccgaacctaagaatctaaattaaggtctttcctgttcttttccacctttccttattggataaaagaaaagtcggtggcgactcttgctaaccgcgacattgcggttaaaaaacacaaaaagtcagttcaccgtatgacagtcacatacacttgagtgggctttttagcttgcagcccacacaagtggttatataaatagaacccttgtgtagaagcatttgtgaagttgcaatttcgtttctctctctctcacacactcaaagccttcattcgtaacagctagcactaagattgaaggaatccgttcgtgtggactgagtagaggcgttgtcatcgttcaatgttcaTGATCGCcccgtagatctgcatcaaaggtaacaattctatcactgatcatgctcattcgtaaggatcactaaaggataaattttaaattccgctgtattttggatcgcccttctccttcatcAAGGTTTCCAAAGATTATTTTCTAGTTGTGGCTACCCTAATCCCTTCACCTAACTCTTTGCATGTCTCCTTAAGCTCAGCAATTGCTCCAACTTTTGAGGTTGGCCTCTTcatggcagatgtcatgacaattTCCTCGACATGATTACCTTCAAAAAGCTTGTAGTGCACAGACAGAGCTGGTTTTATCCTACTAGGTAAATCATTTGAGCACAGAATACCAGGATGTTGGTTCAAGATAATTCCACAAATCATAAAGGGAAAAGCAATTGGCAGCTTAACTGCATTAGTAGTTGCATGTTTGATgatttgatcaaacataaacctaCCATAGTCAAATTTCACTTTTGTCCCAACAGCAAAAATAAACCTCCCAAGAGTATTAGCAATGGTGGAGATATGGTTGGTAGGGACCCAGTTAGCAGCTCCTATTTTATGCAGGATAGCATACTTGGTAGTCAACTTCCCAGCAGGAAAATGCTTTCTAAAAGGCCAAGCTTTCACCTGCTTAGTTGTAATCTCCCTACAGACCTAATTGTCTGTAACCTCTAATTCTCCTGCACCCTCATTATTCCTGCCTAGAAAATTATTAATAACAGTAGGAGAGAATGTTATACACTTACACCTCACATACACCTTGCAGAACTCCTTGTTGTTCTTGTCAAAAATATTCTCAGGAATATTAATAATAAATTCCTTGACTAAACCTTCGTAGCATTGAGAGAGCCCGACAACAGTCTTCAAAAGCCCAGCAGCTTgtatcaggtccatgacctctttgacaTCAGCAGCATCTTTTCCCAATTCCCTTTCCACATCTACCCTTCTCtgaatcacaaatttccacttAGCAACTCAATCCTCAAGATGGAAGGAGATGTTATCCAAATGAACAACAAGTACTTTAACAGGAGACTTCCTAACATTAGTTTTCTTCGTAGGcgagatgtcagggacatcttcctcaacatcctcTTTAGGCTCAAAATCATCTATGACCTTCCTCTTCTTTATTTCAACCTTGCTCCATGGTTTGGAGGGACCAATACCAGCAATCTTCTTAGCTTTTCTAGCTGACATAAGTTCAGCCACAGATTTTCCTTTGCGAGTCTTCATGCGTTTAGCCACACTTGGCTTTATGTGATGAATCAAGCTTTCCTCTTGATCATCGGAGCTACCATCCTCTAGATCAATCACAATATTTGCATCATCATGCTTCTCAGAGTGGGAAGCATTAGCAGTGTTAGAGGCCACAAATTTCCCTTTTTCAGACACGGTTTGCC from Lathyrus oleraceus cultivar Zhongwan6 chromosome 7, CAAS_Psat_ZW6_1.0, whole genome shotgun sequence encodes the following:
- the LOC127102120 gene encoding uncharacterized protein LOC127102120 is translated as MGVPDDEILDVAPFFVIPGADIDLNQPISIDASASTCSNQGNPYSIPSGSTPVTNSKEGTHYIDHVIRGLVTRILNEGHSLKGVSTPLARMYPSPEVEQPNGKGDDSSSSEKDLAAEGLRSLGQTVSEKGKFVASNTANASHSEKHDDANIVIDLEDGSSDDQEESLIHHIKPSVAKRMKTRKGKSVAELMSARKAKKIAGIGPSKPWSKVEIKKRKVIDDFEPKEDVEEDVPDISPTKKTNVRKSPVKRRVDVERELGKDAADVKEVMDLIQAAGLLKTVVGLSQCYEGLVKEFIINIPENIFDKNNKEFCKVYVRCKCITFSPTVINNFLGRNNEGAGELEVKAWPFRKHFPAGKLTTKYAILHKIGAANWVPTNHISTIANTLGRFIFAVGTKVKFDYGRFMFDQIIKHATTNAVKLPIAFPFMICGIILNQHPGILCSNDLPSRIKPALSVHYKLFEGNHVEEIVMTSAMKRPTSKVGAIAELKETCKELGEGIRVATTRK